Part of the Kitasatospora sp. NBC_00374 genome is shown below.
CCAGCCCCCGAAGCACGACGAGCACGGCAGCAAGCCCGGCAAGGACCATGACCAGGCCCAGCAGCAGGAGCAGGAGCAGGAGCAGCTCCAGGCCCAGGGCCAGTTCCAGAACGTCGTGCTGACGGTGGTCCAGCAGAACAACCAGAACGTGCAGAACTCCAACCACGTCCTGGCGTCCAACGATGCCTACCACGCGAAGCCCGCCAAGTCCTCCTACCCGGCCAAGTCCTCCTCCCACAGCAAGGGCTCGTACGGCTCGTCGCACGCCGAGAAGGGGAAGCTGGCACACACCGGTACCAGCCAGATCCCGCTCGTCCTCGGCGCTTCCGGGCTGCTCGTGGCCGGCGGCGCGCTGCTGCGGTTCCGCCACACCCGCCGGTCCTGACCGGTTCCGGCCCACCGGGCGTCCCGGGGCCGCATCACGTCGGTCTGCCCGACCCTCAGGGGTCGGGCAGGCCGATGCGGCGTTCCGGGCCTCGCGGCGGAGCGTCAGCCCGCGGGGCCGAGGTAGTCGGGCAGGCCGACCCGGTCGATTCCGTCGAGGACCACGGGAAGGGTCGAGGCGACGAGCGCACCGCCGACGGCGCCCAGCGCGGCCGCCCCCGGGATCTCCTCCCGAGGGATGCGGTTCTGCGCCACCGTGCCGCCGAGCACCGCGTACGCGCCGAGCACCGCGCCGAGCATCACCCGCGAACGGGGGGCCTCGCCATCGGCCCGCTCCACGACGCCGGCGATCGCCACCGCGAGGGCGCCGGCGCCGGGACGTTCCCTGATCCTCTTCGCCTGTGCGGTGACGTCGAGGTCGGCGAAGGCGAGGCGGCCGAGCTCGCGCAGGTCGTCCACCTCGTCCGAACCGACACCCGCGGCCGCCAGCCGCAGGAGGTGGTAGTGGAGCCTGCGCTGCCCGACGTCGTCGAAGATCCGGCGCCGCCCGGAGTCGAACAGCTCGCCCGCCTCGCGGGACAGATCATCGGCACTGCTGCTGGTCACGTCGCCGCCCTTCCTCGGGTGCTCGGACCCGCCGGACCACGTCAGCGCAGTCCCTGTCCGCCCCTGTCATTGGACCCCCCGACAGCCCGTCTGTCCCCTCGGCCTGCACCGATCGGGCGACCGCCGGAACGGCGATCGGTCGAGTGTCATCGGCTCAACCAGGGCGCTTCTTTGCTCGTCCGGCCCTTCGCCTCGGCTGGGCCACCGATCACGGCACTGACGGCCCACAGACGGCCCAGGAGCGATGAGAAGCCCCGGGGTCGACGGATACCTTCCGTCGACCCCGAGGGCTTTTTTCTGCTCAGACCAGCCCTGACCTGCGGTTACAGCACCTGCAGGTTCTTGCGCAGCTCGAACGGGGTGACCTCGGAGCGGTACTCCTCCCACTCCTGGCGCTTGTTGCGCAGGAAGAAGTCGAAGACGTGCTCGCCGAGAGTCTCGGCGACCAGCTCGCTGCGCTGCATCAGGTCGATGGCCTCGCCCAGGTTCTGCGGCATCGGCTGGATGCCGAGGGCGCGGCGCTCGGCGTCGCTGAGCGCCCAGACGTCGTCGTCCGCGCCCGGGGGCAGTTCGAGCCCGTCCTCGATGCCCTTGAGGCCGGAGGCCAGGACCACGGCGTAGGCCAGGTACGGGTTGCAGCCGGTGTCCAGCGAGCGGACCTCGACCCGGGTGGAGCCCTGCTTGCCCGGCTTGTACATCGGGACGCGGATCAGCGCCGAGCGGTTGTTGTGGCCCCAGCAGACGTACGAGGGGGCCTCGCCGCCGGCGCCCGCGGTGCGCTGCGAGCCGCCCCAGATCCGCTTGTAGGAGTTGACCCACTGGTTGGTGACGGCGGCGGTCTCGGCGGCGTACTTGAGCAGGCCGGCGATGAACGAGCGGCCGACCTTGGAGAGTTGGTACTCCGCGCCGGACTCGTGGAAGGCGTTGCGGTCACCCTCGAACAGTGAGAGGTGGGTGTGCATGCCCGAGCCGGGGAAGTTGGAGAACGGCTTCGGCATGAAGCTGGCGTGCACGCCCTGCTCCAGCGCGACCTCCTTCATGACCAGGCGGAAGGTCATGATGTTGTCGGCGGTGGAGAGCGCGTCCGCGTAACGCAGGTCGATCTCCTGCTGGCCGGGGGCGCCCTCGTGGTGGGAGAACTCCACCGAGATGCCCATCGACTCCAGCATGGTGATCGCCTGGCGGCGGAAGTCGTGGCCGACACCGCGCGGGGTGTGGTCGAAGTAGCCGGACTGGTCGGCCGGGATCGGCGCGGTGCCGTCGCCAGGGAGGTTCTTCAGCAGGAAGAACTCGATCTCCGGGTGGGTGTAGAAGGTGAAGCCCTGCGCCGAGGCCTTCTCCAGCGTCCGCTTGAGCACGAACCGCGGGTCTGCGTAGGAGGGCGAGCCGTCCGGCATCATGATGTCGCAGAACATCCGCGCGGTGCCCGGGGTCTCGGAGCGCCACGGCAGTATCTGGAAGGTGGTCGGGTCCGGCTTGGCGATCATGTCGGACTCGTAGACCCGGGCGAAGCCCTCGATCGCCGAGCCGTCGAAGCCGAT
Proteins encoded:
- a CDS encoding glutamine synthetase family protein; the encoded protein is MGKQQEFVLRTLEERDIRFVRLWFTDVLGFLKSVAVAPAELEQAFEEGIGFDGSAIEGFARVYESDMIAKPDPTTFQILPWRSETPGTARMFCDIMMPDGSPSYADPRFVLKRTLEKASAQGFTFYTHPEIEFFLLKNLPGDGTAPIPADQSGYFDHTPRGVGHDFRRQAITMLESMGISVEFSHHEGAPGQQEIDLRYADALSTADNIMTFRLVMKEVALEQGVHASFMPKPFSNFPGSGMHTHLSLFEGDRNAFHESGAEYQLSKVGRSFIAGLLKYAAETAAVTNQWVNSYKRIWGGSQRTAGAGGEAPSYVCWGHNNRSALIRVPMYKPGKQGSTRVEVRSLDTGCNPYLAYAVVLASGLKGIEDGLELPPGADDDVWALSDAERRALGIQPMPQNLGEAIDLMQRSELVAETLGEHVFDFFLRNKRQEWEEYRSEVTPFELRKNLQVL